The following is a genomic window from Sciurus carolinensis chromosome 3, mSciCar1.2, whole genome shotgun sequence.
ATCAGACAAGACGTCCTAATTCGAGAGTGAGGGTGTGTGTAAGAAAGACTCATAATTGACATGTTTGTTGATTTAATCTATAGATATATGTTCATGCCTGTAAAGTCAGGAATGGTGCTGTATGCCCAATACATGGTATTGAACAGAATAGGTGTTAATGATTCAATGTGGTTGAGAAGAATGGGCAAGTCCAGTCCATTGCAGAGAACCTGTGGTAGAGATGTTCCCTAAGAGTGAGCTTTGAGATCCCTTAGGCTGAGCATATTGCTTAGTGCCGAGTTTAGTGCCAGGTGAGGGGAATGGGAAGCTCTGCTTCCCTTCTATTTCAGAGCTCTCTGCATAATGAGGAGATACTGTTGTTTCATCTAATGGGTGTTTTGACCCAGGCAAAGACTACACATTTGGACAGCTCTCTGGATGTGAATTAGAGAAAACTAAAGGGAAGTGGAAGAGTAGAGGCTTATTTGAGGACCAAAGCCTTTTTTGGGCAGGTGTGTAAAGGGATGGGATTGGGAAGAGGCTGCCAGCAAGGCTCCTAAGTTAACTGTTTTGGGTAGCTGGATAACCACAGGGGATGGCCTTTGAAATTGGACCGAGAAGTTAAATCAGACTCAAGagagtttgttgttttttgtttttggtacttgggattgaacccaggagtgcttaactgctgagtcacaaccccaaccctttttattttgagacaaggtctcactaagttgcttagggccttgccaagttgctgaggctggctttgaacttgtgatcctcctgccttagcctcctgagttgctgggattataagcatgcatcaccatgctCAGCCCAGGAAAGTTTTTGGAGGAGTGCTGTGCCCTGAGGATGAGCTGGGGAGAGAAGTTAGGAAAGAGAATTTGAGTCTGGAGATTCTTATTCATGCGTGAGTTATGTGAGCATAAGAGCAAAGGACTTGGATAGGTTAGGAGAGAGTTAGCATCTTTGGGATGAATGAAGATTGTGGGAAACTTTggggatgaggatggggatgaTTAGTCCAGTCTTGCTGACTTCTGAGGTCTCTTGGCAGGGTGGTGAAGGAAGAAATTTCAGATGACAATGCCCGCCTCCCCTGCTTCAATGGAAGAGTGGTGTCCTGGGTAAGGATACTCATTATCAAGCTGCTCTAAGCCTCTGTCTGTTTCTGTAGCCCTCTGTGCCCAGTTGTTGGCATCTCTGGCTCCCTGATTTCCTACCTACTTGGAGGTCCAGCAGGAACCCCTCAGCCGCCTTCTAGAGCCTCTTTTACTGACTACTCCTCTTTTGGACTCTTTCCTAGGGTCTCTCAGATCCTATCTCCTCTCTGATCCTTTCTCTTAATTCCTTCTCTTATACCCCACCTCCCAATAGagtcatgttttcttatttgcatTCTTCTAGCTAGTGTCATCAGATAACCCCCAACCCGAGGTGGCTCCCCCAGCCCATGAGCCTCGGACAGAACTGGTGCCTCCACCCCCACCATTACCCCCTTTGCCACCAGAGAGGACCAGTGGCATTGGGGACTCAAGGCCTCCATCCTTCCAGTGAGTCGTCTGCATTCTAGAGTCCAGGGGAAAGAATCCAAGCCCTTTGGGAGGGGAGGCCAAGGACTTAGAGTTCTGTTCTGACATAGGTTGGAAATTATCTCTGCCCATCTAGCCCTAATGTGTCTGGCAGCCAAGAAAATCTGGACCCTGAGACAGAAACTGAATCAGTTGTGTCACTGAGGCGAGAGCGACCTCGAAGGAGAGACAGCAGTGAGCATGGCGGTGAGGGGGCcaggtcctggaggctgggtagACTGGGacctggggagagagagaggtctcaGCCTTGATGAGGGTGAGGACAGGAGGCCTATACCTGAGATTCTTGTTCATACACAGCTGGAGGCCACAGGCCCAGTGGCCCCTCAAGGCTGGAGCGCCACCTGGCTGGATATGAGAGCTCTTCTACCCTCATGACCAGTGAGCTGGAGAGTACCAGCCTGGGAGACTCAGATGAGGATGACACTATGAGCAGGTATAGCTCCACACATCTCTCTCTAGGGCTTCtgtcccctctcttctctccgTCCAATCAGTcctcattatttttcttggttcCATGACCACTTCTGCCTATGAGAGCTCCACTTCCCAACTGTTGTCAGGTTCAGCAGCTCCACAGAGCAGAGCAATGCCTCCCGCCTCCTCAAACGCCACCGACGACGGAGGAAACAGCGGCCACCTCGCATGGAAAGGGTGAGGGGATTCTCATGGGACAAATGGGCTTTGGTTTAGGCAGTCCTAGGACACCGAAGCAGCCTGGGTTGCTGAAGGGTAGTTCAACTCCCTCCCATCTCTCCACAGACCTCATCCTTCAGCAGTGTCACAGATTCCACTATGTCTCTCAACATCATTACAGTCACGCTCAACATGGGTATGGTGGGGCCTGGCTGGGGATGGGGAGGACCTGGTCTCCAGGGTTCCTAGGGCTTCCCCTCCTTACTTGGACTCCCTCCACAGAGAAGTACAACTTCCTGGGCATCTCCATTGTGGGCCAAAGCAATGAGCGGGGTGACGGAGGCATCTACATCGGCTCCATCATGAAGGGGGGTGCAGTGGCAGCTGACGGGCGCATCGAGCCCGGGGACATGCTTTTGCAGGTGTGCTGGAGTGGGCTGCTGAGCTCACTCAGGCAGGGACCCTTATCCCTCCCACCCTACCACCCTACCCTGACCCATTTCCCCTCACTTCCAGGTGAATGACATGAACTTTGAGAACATGAGCAACGATGATGCTGTGCGGGTGCTGAGGGACATTGTGCACAAGCCAGGGTGAGCCTCTGAGCTAGTCTCAGTTTCTTGGGCCTCTTGTTTATGCCCTTTcacctgtgtttttgttttgatatttttagaaGTGGGATAATGTAGCATTCAAATGTATGAAACAAAAATGTAAcatgggactggagttgtagcttagtagtagaacttgcctggcatgtgtgaggcactgggttcaattcttggtaccacatctaaatagatgaataaaatacgAGTctgtcaacatcttaaaaaaaaaaagtaacgtAGCAAATAAATTTACAGTGACTTCTACCACCTAGTTCCCCTAGTGTCACTACTAGTTCTTGGAACAGGTTGCTGATAGCTCAGAGACTCTGCCCCACTGGGTGTCCCTTCCCTGTCCAACTTCTTCATTTCCCCAGGGGTAAACATTCTCTTCAGTACTTACTTAGTCAAAAAAACCTCCGTTTTACTTGATATTTTTTCCACCCAAGTATGAATCCTGGTTCAAGGTTACCTGTTTTGTGCTTCCCGTACATGGAATTGTATATCCGGTAGTCCCTTGTTTCACTCAGCAGTGTTTTAAGTTACCTGTGTTGGTGAGTCATCCATGTTATGGAGCCCTCCACCCTCATTTTCTCCAGCCCAACCATGTGTGCTCTCCTCCCTCTTTGTGTCCCAGAATCCATTCTTATTCCAGGCCTCAGTCCTTCTGAGCCTCTTCCTTATCCGTCCTTGACTGACCTTTTCTCCCCTACAGCCCCATTGTGCTGACAGTGGCCAAGTGCTGGGATCCCTCTCCTCAGGCTTACTTCACGCTCCCCCGAAGTGAGTCTCAGGCTGAGGCCCTAAGCCAAGAGAATAGGGGAGCTGGGAGGTGGTGCTGGGCCTCCAGGCCACAGGGGAATGGGTTGGGGAGGGACGGGGAGAAGAGGAATCAAAATCCATGTTCAGGAGAGAGAGGACTGGCTTTCTGAGATTGAGACATGATTGGTGGCTTGCTTTGTCCAGATGAGCCCATCCAGCCAATTGACCCTGCTGCTTGGGTGTCACACTCTGCTGCATTGACTGGTACCTTTCCAGCCTATCCAGGCTCCTCATCCATGAGTACCATTACATCTGGATCCTCTCTGCCTGATGGTGAGTCCCCACTCTACCCCCACTGGAAGGCTGACTGGCTGACTGTTGGTGGGAGTGGGCCCTGCCCCCTACTTCCCATTGTCTTCTTTGTCAGGCTGTGAGGGCCGGGGTCTCTCTATCCATATGGACATGGCATCTGTGACTAAGGCCATGGCAGCTCCAGAGTCAGGGCTGGAAGTTCGAGACCGCATGTGGCTCAAGATCACCATCCCGAATGCCTTTCTGGGTACTACTGGGCCTGGGCAGGTGGCATGGGAACAGGAGGAAACAACCAAGGCTGGGAGGGTTGAGGGTGGGACCTGGAAGGAGAACCTGAGGCTTTTTTCCACTGTGGGGGATGTTAGGCTCGGATGTGGTTGATTGGCTCTACCATCATGTGGAGGGCTTTCCAGAGCGACGAGAGGCCCGAAAGTATGCCAGTGGACTACTGAAGGCAGGTCTCATCCGACATACTGTGAATAAGATCACCTTCTCTGAGCAGTGCTATTATGTCTTTGGGGACCTCAGTGGCGGCTGTGAGAGTTGTAAGTCCCTACCTCAGTCCTTGGTCTGCCTTTCCAACTCTAGAACAGACTAGAAACTGCAGTCAGGGACACTGAACAGTTGAGTAAGATATGTCTTGCATTGGTTATGGGTGGGACCTGAACAAGCCTTGCACCAGGTGCAGAGCTGTGGCTGTTGGAGGGGGGGACACCTCTTCCCAAGTTACAGAGCAGCATATGGACTAGTGGTGGCCTTGGCTGGGACCCTTAGTAGCAGTACTTTCTTATCAGAAGCCCTTGTCATATTTGACCCCCATCATGGGTGGCTCTGGGGACAGTTCCCAACTCTTCTCCATTCAGTGTCTTAGATTCTTGACCTTTTAAAGCAGTGACTTCTTAATCTCTTCCCTTGTGTTGCAGACCTAGTCAACCTATCTCTGAATGACAATGATGGCTCTAGCGGGGCTTCAGACCAGGacaccctggctcctctgcctGGGGCCACCCCCTGGCCTCTACTGCCCACCTTCTCTTACCAATACCCAGCCCCACACCCTTATagcccccaacccccaccctaCCATGAGCTTTCGTCCTATACCTATGGTGGGGGCAGTGCCAGCAGCCAGCACAGTGAGGGTAAGTCACCACCAGGTACCAATACAGCCAAAGTCTGAGGGTGGAGTGGAGGGGAACCCAGGGTGGGGAGGCTGGAACATAGGCTAGAGAAGCCAGAGGGCCTTGGACTGAGTTTCACCTCCCCTATACCGTCTTCCCCCATAGGGAGCCGGAGCAGTGGCTCAACAAGAAGTGATGGGGGGGCCGGACGCACAGGGAGACCTGAGGAACGGGCCCCTGAGTCGAAGTCTGGCAGTGGCAGTGAGTCTGAGCCCTCCAGTCGTGGGGGAAGCCTTCGGCGGGGTGGAGAACCTGGTGGGACTGGTGATGGGGGTCCTCCTCCATCCAGAGGCTCAACGGGGGGTACTCCCAATCTCCGAGCCCACCCAGGGCTCCATACCTATGGACCTCCTCCTGGCATGGCTCTCCCCTATAACCCAATGATGGTGGTCATgatgcccccacccccaccgcctGTTCCTCCGGCAGTACAACCCCCAGGTGCTCCTCCAGTCAGAGACCTGGGTTCTGTGCCCCCAGAACTGACAGCCAGCCGCCAAAGCTTCCACATGGCCATGGGCAACCCCAGTGAGTTCTTTGTGGATGTTATGTAGAGGCCACCCTGGGGCCAATGTTGAGTCTGTACCGTTGGCCTGACCGATGTCAGCTTGGTGCCCCTGTTCTGTGATTGGTGTCTTGTCAGTCATCACCTTATTGCTTCTTGTAGTGCCTGGGCTCAGCCTACCATTTCATTACCACTGTGACTCTCACCAGCAGTGCCTggtccttcctcttccctcaggGGTAGACAAGGGACCTTTGGTTATTTTTagctttattgttttttataagCCTTTTTGGGAGTTGAAATagacttttttacatttttgagaatttttttaatagacattttcttttttatatgaagAATCCCTGTCTTGTGGGCCCCCTTCTTctaacctcagaatgtgacctctTCTTCCTGTTGTCCAGTCAACTGTGCCCTCTGCAGGGTGAGGGGTGGTCATTGGTATACTGGGAGGAGCAAAGAGGTTGGGCATTCTAGACAGCAATCCAAGGAAGCTGGGGTATTTGGTATTTGGGGACTGTGTAGTTGCCTTtgttattctatttattttagtcACTTGTATAAAACACCAAATAAAGCAATAGAGGCAAACTCCCCACGCCTCTGGCTCCTTTCtttgggagggaggcaggcagaagAGGGAAAGAACTGAGATACATATGTGGCAAAGCCTGAATTGTTagaaacttttattatttgtgaAGCAGTTAAGTGCTCCCAAAATTAGGCAGTCTGGGAAAAACAGGCCTTCTTTGGGGCAAATCAGGGCCCCCAGGAAGGGGGCTTGCACTTTGGCTTGAGAGAAGGCATATAACCAGGCCAGGCCCTGGTTGGGAGTATTCAGAATCCAAGGGGATTGCTGGTGACCACACCACCCCGCTCCACCAAGGCCTTGGAGATGCTTTTGAAGTTACGGAAGAGCTCCTGCTGCCGAGGGTCAGAGAGCAGAGCAGTCATGTTCTCTTGGACCCGGGTTGCAGCCtgtggagagggaaggaggggtttACACCTGTGCCTTGAGTCCTTCACCTACACTGGGTAGCCCCAAGGCTTACCTCAATACACCAGCTGTCACAGAGCATTTTCTCATGCTGGGCTGTGGGGTGGCCCTCACTCAGGGATCTTGAGGCCCTGGTGGGGAAGCAAGAGAAGATAACCCTGGGCTATGATCCTGACCCAGCCCTACTGTGGCTCATGCCTCCcacctgcctctgtctcctcacCTGGAGAGAACCACCACCATGGCATAGAGGTCTATGGCCCCATCTGCCAGACGCTGAAGCAGAAACTGCTCATCTGTCAGGTAGATTGGGGTAGGTGTGGTTAGAATATGAGGAAGGGGACAGCAAGGGTAGGGGGGGCACAATACAGAGCTTACTCACTGACAATCCCCTTCTTGTGCTTTATCAGCTTGGCTTCCACCACAGTGGCAAACTGCTCCAGACTCTGCACTGCCTGAAGAGATGGAGTATGGTCACAGGGCTTACAAGGGCCATCCCCATCAACCCTTGCTGCAGACTGCCCTACTTCTGACCACTCACCAGCTCACCGCTCCGACTCAACTCTGGGTGGACCACTCCACTGAGACTCAGGCCACTGCCCAGACCTGCCCGCCTGGGAGGAAGCAGGAGAATGACTGGTTAGTTACCACGCACCACCTTGCCCTCCCCTGGCTGTCATGGCCCCTGAACTTACCGCCTCAGCTGTTTGCCTGCCTCTCCTAGCAGAAGGCCAACATTCCCAAAAGGATTCTTTAGGGCACTGCTAAGCCCAGAAAGTTCCTTTCCTTTGTCCTGTTGGGGAGGAATGTCCAATAGTCAGAACTATCTTGTCTTCCCTACCTTCTCTCTCCAATTCTCTCTTACCATACAGCCCTGCAGAGCCACAAAGAGCCGAAGAATGTCATTTGTCCCCTCAAAGATCCGGAAGATGCGAATATCCCGGAGTACTCGCTCTACCCCAGGCTCCTAGCACAAAGGAAGACACAGCATAAATCCCTGTTGAGATGTGCCTACTCATTCTGCCTGGCTACACCTTGCAGAGGACCATCTTGTACCTTCATGAAGCCCATGCCCCCCATGATTTGGATGCATTCGTCTGTCACTTTCCAGGCTGCCTCCTAGGGACAAAGAACCAGATGAGATTATCTTGGAGCTCTCAAACTAGACTCCCCCTAGTCATGCCTGGGTCCTCACCGAGCCAAAGATTTTGCTGATGGCAGCCTCTATTTGGAAGTCTGTGGATCCCTGGTCCATGTTGGCACTCAGCATGTAAGCCATGGACTGAAGTGGCATGGTTGGCACATGGGAAGGAAAGTTGAAAAGGGTTGCATCAGACTCAGCCTCAACACTCAgatctcaaaaaccaaaaaccaggtCTGACTAGCTCATGGCCCTTGTATTCACCTTCCAACTGGTCAGGTCAAGCACATGTAAATATTTGATCCTCTGAGTTGGTGCACTTCTTGAAAGGAGTGAAGGTAAAGGGTGGACTAGGGGTAGAATTAACTTGTGCTATCTCTGGGAAGCACCTCAACAGAACATCATCACTCTCCCCCTTCAAAAGCTGAGTTGGCTATGCCTCCCCGCATCCCCTAGGGCATTGGTGTAAAGCTGGAGACCCACTGCCCCAGGTGCTGCTGGGGGTTGTAGTCTGACCCAACTGGGAAGAAAACCACAGGGAGAGGGGCACAGGAGGCCCTCACCTCAGTCACATACTGCAGCATAGCCATTCGGGCCAGCTTCTCCTGGATCAGCCCGAAGTTGTGAATTTTGTCCCCAAACTGGGTACGATTAGCAGCATGATCCACCTAGAAGAGGGCACACATGTCCCACTGTTGTCTGCTGTCCCCAGGAGAGGGCTGGGCTTGGACTGGAGGGATGGACTTTTGCCACAACCAAGAGTTCAGTCCACATTGGATGGAGACCTAAGCTAGCAGGTCTGGAGCTGCTGGCAGGGGAGGGGTCTTTGGTGTAGGGAGTGCCTGCAAGGGAACATGGACACATGGAAAAGGGGATGTGATTCATTCAAGCTAGCTAGGAATACAGGTAGGGTACTCACTGCCTTGGCAATGATGGCTTTCATGGTGCCTGCGAGGGTTGCAGCCATGCCGAACCTTCCATTGTTGAGGATGTGCACAGCAACCTTGAAGCCGCCCCCTACCTCACCCAGCACATTTTCTGATGGCACCCGTACTCCATCAAAGTACACCTCTGCTGTGTTTGAGGCTTTGATGCCCATCTTCTTTTCAGGTGGCCCACTGTAACAAGGCAGGAAAACTGAGGTGTGAACAGGTTTCCATAGGGTAAAAGGCCCCTACATTCCTTACAACCAGAAAGAAACTGCAACTAAGGGTAGAGGTAACACTGCTTGCATGTCCTGTGGGCTACAGAGGCCTAGCTATGTCCTGCTACCCTGTGTTGGACTTTGTTGCTGAAGCCAAAGTTTTAGATCAGTTCCACAAGTATGTATGTCTCAAAAGAAATGTGATGCCCACCTGCTTTGATTTTTGCACCCCTTCCCCCATAACTTACAACATCTGTTTTCTCTGGAGCTCAGTGCTACTCTCAGCCCTtggtccttcctcttcctccccaaatCCACTTACTGGGTTACACCTCCAAAGCTCCTCTCCACCACAAAAGCTGTGATCTTCTCCTTCACGGTCCCTGTGGCTGCATCTGTAACTGGTGTCTTGGCAAAAACTGTGAAAATATCTGCCAGGCCCCCATTACTGTGAAAGAGTGAGGAGGTGGTCAAAGTGGGGAGAGCTCAGCAGTGGGGAGTGGAATTGGGTTGAGAGGGCGAAGAGGGGAGAAATAGGAGATTGCCTGATCCAAATCTTGCTTCCATTGAGGGTATAATATTTTCCACAGGGGCTGGGCACAGCAGAGCTTCGGATGGAGGCTGCATCTGATCCACTTGAGGGCTCCGTTAGACAGAAAGCGGCCAAAGTCTCCCCTGTTGGGGAGAGGGCTCTTTCACCAGGAGTCCTCATGGGCATCAAATTCTTGAATTCTCTTTCCCATCCCCTCAGGAAGCTCAATACCTCTAGCTATATccaatttctttacattttcccaCTAACTGTGATGCCTTCCCGTAATCTCCCAAATGATGTGCCTCACTTTATGGTAATCCAAGCACCAACTGGCCTAGTCTGTGCCAAGCCCAGGACACCCTTAATCCAAGTCTTTGAGGATTGCCTTACCAGATGCCACTTTAgggagatatttttctttctgagcctTTGTGCCAAAGAGCAGGATGCCTTTGAAACCGATGCTCTGGTGAGCCCCCAGGGTAACACCCACACCAAGGTCATGCATGCCCACGATCTCCGCCAAACGAGCGTACTGGAGGGGAAGCAGGCATCTGGGGCTGTAACTGGTTATGTGGGTGATCTGCCCTTCAGGGTATGGGCAACAGGGCAGGGCCTAGGCCATCTTCAGAGAAGGGAACTGGGATCATGAAGAGGGTGCAACAGGATGCTGGCTTTTGTCCTAGGTCTTGGTTGGAGGGAGACTTCCTATTATCCTACCAGAAAATGCTGCCTTGTCAGGCAGTCCACAGGATTTGGGAACCAGGGTGAAATCCATGGCCCTAGGGGACTGCATGTAGATTGTATTGTTTGGAGGGCTGGATTGCATACACAGCTGTGAGTCACACTCTCACAGCCTGTAGGGCAGTTGCCTGAAGAGACCTTGGCTTTAGGGATGAGGAGGGGGCTGAATTGGCCAGGCTGGAGTAAAGTGGGATACTGAGAAGTAATGAGAAGACTCCCCTCACCTGGGTGTTGCAGAGGCCCACACCACCCAGCTCACTGGGCACTTGCAGACCAAAGGCCCCCAACTCCTTTAGGCCCTGCAAAGTGGTCTCCTCCACCCTCTCCAGAGTGTCATTCTTGGCAGGATCATTCACCTCCTGGGTAAGGCACAGGATCCTAAGTccaggcttgcttgcttttaagCATTTCTGCCCACCCCACCAGAGACAAAGCCCCAGTCATTCTTCACCTTGAAGAAACGGGCCACAGGCCCTACCAGCTCTTTGAGAAACTGTGTCTGCTCTTCACTGAGTACTGCAGAGATGGGGAGGGAAGACAGATCAGTCAGGTGAGTTAGGTCTGGTGAGACTGGCATGAGACTGCCCTGTTCCACCCGCTACCCCTTCCCTTACCGGAGGGATATGGGAACACCTGGTCAGTGGTGAGCTGGCCTTTGAACATCCCCACAGCAAAGGACTTAGATTCCTGGGCAGGGAGAAGAGGGATTCAGGGAGCTGGTTGGAGTAGGCCTATCCCTGGTTTAGGTTCACCCGGCCTCAGGTCACATACCGCCTTGGTTTGTTTTTCCCTAGTGGAAGCATCAGAGGAGAGGGAATCTGACTTGTCCAGAACGGCCTGGAGAAAGGAGTGGTTAGCTAGGCTGGGGAAGGGGTTTTGGTGTGTCAAGGAGGGCACTGGGGAAGAGCTGGTTGTGGGGGTTGGGTGGACCTGGTGCCCTTCCCCTAGTTTCACCCCAGGGCACACTGGCTTGCCCTTTCCCCTACTTTCGGAGCCAGAGTCAGCAGGTGAATGGGACGAAGAGAGTGACCCCTGCTGGTGTCAGCGTGGTGGGAGCCTAGTTGCAACCTCACTCCCACACCCCTTCCCAAGGCTGCTGTCACTAACCTGAGCGGCACCACTAGCATAGGGTCGCTGAGCAGTGCTAGGCCGGGGCTGCCCCTGGAGTGCACTGGGCTGCAGGCTGTAGGGGGAGGGGGTTCAGTACTGGTCCGGTCCCATGGTCCGCCGACCCCCGTCCCCGACCCTCCTGTCATACACAGACCTTCGGCTCCCCAACCTCAGCAGCTGCCGCCCCACGCTCGGAGTCATCCGAGCCGTCTGCATGTCCGATCCTTTCCGTCCGCCACTGTTTGGAGCGCTGACCTCGGTCTCGCGTCCCGCCTGCCCAAGTCTGGGGGCCGGGTCCCTGACTCATCCTCCACAATGCACCACGCGGTTGTAGGCGGGGCTTCCGGGCGCCAGGGCATCTTGGGAGTTGTAGTTTCGGGCGATCCCAGTGCCTGCATTCTGGCTGACCTGGCGTGATCTCCAAGTGTCCCTTGTCTCTTCCTAGCCCCTTCATCTCGCCTGTCCGAACTAGAATATAGTCCTCTAAAGGGGTGATGGAATAGAACGGACGGCAGAGGGAGGAACTTAGGCGACTGCAACCAGAGGGATGGAGGTAGACTGGAGGGAGGACTTCTTAGGTGGAGTTAGAAAGCAGAAGTGGGAACAGAAAAACCTAAGGTAGATGTTAGAGTCAGAGGCGTAGAAAAACCACTATCTCGGGCTCCTTGTGAAATCCTAGTGGAGGGTAATTGTAGGGAGGGAGGGACTCGAGCTGGAGATGTGTCCCAAGCAAATTTTCCTGAGACCTAGGAGGTGTCACTGATTCTCAAAACACCTAAAAGTGCACAATAGGAGGGAACTCCTGAGTTCATTGCCTCTCCCTTACCGCCTCTGAGAGAGAGTTTCCTTGACATCCCTCTGCCATGTTTCTTTTACAGAGCCCCTGTGCCCAGGCTAGACTTCTGGGCAAATGGATTCTTCCCAGGCCTAAGAGGAACTGTAGAAATTCTCATGCTTTTGTGCCCCCTCCCCAAACTTCTCTGACTCAAGAAGTCCCAAGAAATACATACCCCTCTTTCTTCGATTCTTACTGGAGTCAGGCCTGGGAAGGAGAGAGCTGGGTtcagcttcctttttttttttttttttttttttttgagctttgGGAGCCTTTTTGGGGAAGTCCCTCTTTCTGACCCCTCAGGAAACTGTAGCTTATTGTGCCTGACtttggggagggggagaaagtGATTCCTGGGGACCTATGGAGGAATGAACCTAAGGAGTCCATTCAGAGACTGCCTACTTTGCTTAACACCTAGAACTGGGTGGGGACAAGGCAGCTCAACTCCAATCCTGGCGGATTAGGGAGATTAAAGTGAGAAACACTAGAGAGATGTCTCAGAGACCAAGAGGTGAAAAATAGGGGTCTGTGTGGAGGGGAGCATAGTGGGCGGAGGCTGGGACTCAAGGCTCTTTCTCCCCAAATCTTTCCATAGAAAAGCCTGGGGAAACTAAGGTGACCCGTGTTAGTCTCAATCCTCCCTCACTTGCTTTTCACCAGCTCCCAGGTCAGCCCTCTGGCTCCTCGCCCCTCCACTATTGCGGTGGGCACCCCCACTCCTCACGGTGCTGCACAGTGACCTATTCCAGGCCTTGCTGGGTGAGTAGCCTCAATTTTCTGGGGGAACACAGTAGAAAGGGCTGGCCTGGGCCTGTGAGGGCAAGTACTGAACTTCCGGGCTGGTTGGGAGCCTGGAGAGCATTTGGTCCAAGCTGGAGCCCCATGCTGGGTCATCCCCAAGTAGTCCTCCATCAGGATCAACCAGTCTTGGCTGAAGGAGCTCCTGTCTTGCCAGACAGCAGTGATGGTGGCAGGGCTGTCTGgagaggcctggggtgggggagggtaaCTCAGTTCTGCTCCTGTGACAGACATCGTGGACTATTATGAGGCTTCCATTTCAGAGACTCAGGTAAGGAGGTTGGGGTGGGTCCCTGCCTCCTGAGGGTGTGGGCAGGGTTGGAGGAGGGAGCAAAGTCTTGCCAGTGTTAAACAGAATTGGGGGCCCTGTTGACAGCATCCTGAGTCAGTGGCCCAGGGGTTGGGGGCTCTGAGAATGCACTTTCTGCAATTGATCCTGTagctcttctccttccct
Proteins encoded in this region:
- the Dvl2 gene encoding segment polarity protein dishevelled homolog DVL-2 isoform X2, translated to MAGCSTGGVGAGETKVIYHLDEEETPYLVKIPVPAERITLGDFKSVLQRPAGAKYFFKSMDQDFGVVKEEISDDNARLPCFNGRVVSWLVSSDNPQPEVAPPAHEPRTELVPPPPPLPPLPPERTSGIGDSRPPSFHPNVSGSQENLDPETETESVVSLRRERPRRRDSTGGHRPSGPSRLERHLAGYESSSTLMTSELESTSLGDSDEDDTMSRFSSSTEQSNASRLLKRHRRRRKQRPPRMERTSSFSSVTDSTMSLNIITVTLNMEKYNFLGISIVGQSNERGDGGIYIGSIMKGGAVAADGRIEPGDMLLQVNDMNFENMSNDDAVRVLRDIVHKPGPIVLTVAKCWDPSPQAYFTLPRNEPIQPIDPAAWVSHSAALTGTFPAYPGSSSMSTITSGSSLPDGCEGRGLSIHMDMASVTKAMAAPESGLEVRDRMWLKITIPNAFLGSDVVDWLYHHVEGFPERREARKYASGLLKAGLIRHTVNKITFSEQCYYVFGDLSGGCESYLVNLSLNDNDGSSGASDQDTLAPLPGATPWPLLPTFSYQYPAPHPYSPQPPPYHELSSYTYGGGSASSQHSEGSRSSGSTRSDGGAGRTGRPEERAPESKSGSGSESEPSSRGGSLRRGGEPGGTGDGGPPPSRGSTGGTPNLRAHPGLHTYGPPPGMALPYNPMMVVMMPPPPPPVPPAVQPPGAPPVRDLGSVPPELTASRQSFHMAMGNPSEFFVDVM
- the Dvl2 gene encoding segment polarity protein dishevelled homolog DVL-2 isoform X1; this translates as MAGCSTGGVGAGETKVIYHLDEEETPYLVKIPVPAERITLGDFKSVLQRPAGAKYFFKSMDQDFGVVKEEISDDNARLPCFNGRVVSWLVSSDNPQPEVAPPAHEPRTELVPPPPPLPPLPPERTSGIGDSRPPSFHPNVSGSQENLDPETETESVVSLRRERPRRRDSSEHGAGGHRPSGPSRLERHLAGYESSSTLMTSELESTSLGDSDEDDTMSRFSSSTEQSNASRLLKRHRRRRKQRPPRMERTSSFSSVTDSTMSLNIITVTLNMEKYNFLGISIVGQSNERGDGGIYIGSIMKGGAVAADGRIEPGDMLLQVNDMNFENMSNDDAVRVLRDIVHKPGPIVLTVAKCWDPSPQAYFTLPRNEPIQPIDPAAWVSHSAALTGTFPAYPGSSSMSTITSGSSLPDGCEGRGLSIHMDMASVTKAMAAPESGLEVRDRMWLKITIPNAFLGSDVVDWLYHHVEGFPERREARKYASGLLKAGLIRHTVNKITFSEQCYYVFGDLSGGCESYLVNLSLNDNDGSSGASDQDTLAPLPGATPWPLLPTFSYQYPAPHPYSPQPPPYHELSSYTYGGGSASSQHSEGSRSSGSTRSDGGAGRTGRPEERAPESKSGSGSESEPSSRGGSLRRGGEPGGTGDGGPPPSRGSTGGTPNLRAHPGLHTYGPPPGMALPYNPMMVVMMPPPPPPVPPAVQPPGAPPVRDLGSVPPELTASRQSFHMAMGNPSEFFVDVM